The following are encoded together in the Synchiropus splendidus isolate RoL2022-P1 chromosome 7, RoL_Sspl_1.0, whole genome shotgun sequence genome:
- the acacb gene encoding acetyl-CoA carboxylase isoform X2 gives MLAFAVWGFILCVLLILWRSNRKTLAMPEKGEESPPGCSPAADQWDEPHPHPPPPDQHSLSRHEPTSKPNNVNRPEASQQASSERSSETKLPDTQKPSTSTVPMVKSGPGSREKLKFILGASEDNSSDEEPLTAKPPSGSSQTATSTVRPPPQQIAAPPPSSSGIKPSMSGPHLVKKGREHRKMDLHRDFTVASPAEFVTRFGGNRVIEKVLIANNGIAAVKCMRSIRRWSYEMFRNERTIRFVVMVTPEDLKANAEYIKMADHYVPVPGGANNNNYANVELIVDIAKRIPVQAVWAGWGHASENPKLPDLLSKAGISFLGPPSKAMWALGDKVASSIVAQSADIPTLPWSGSGLKIDWTDEDQMLGHVISVPPEIYSKGCVHDVEDGLKGAEKIGYPVVIKASEGGGGKGIRKVESADDFPSSFRQVQTEVPGSPIFIMQLAQHARHLEVQILADQYGNAISLFGRDCSIQRRHQKIIEEAPATIAAPSTFEQMEQYAVKLAKMVGYVSAGTVEYLFSEDGSFHFLELNPRLQVEHPCTEMIGDVNLPAAQLQIAMGIPLLRIKDIRMLYGETPWGDSFINFENPDCMPSPRGHVIAARITSENPDEGFKPSSGTVQELNFRSSKNVWGYFSVGATGGLHEFADSQFGHCFSWGENREEAISNMVVAMKELSIRGDFRTTVEYLIKLLETESFRNNDIDTGWLDHLIAEKVQAERPDTMLGIVCGALHVADANFRKSMSDFLHSLERGQVMPAASLLNCVSVDLIYEGVKFCLKVARQSPTTYVVMMNGSDIEIDVHRLSDGGLLLSYDGSSHTTYMKEEVDSYRITVGNKTCIFEKEKDPTVLRSPSAGKLLQYVIEDGCHVFAGDTYAEIEVMKMVMTLTVQQSGCIHFVKRPGAVLQSGCVVAHMELDDPSSIHKVELNTATLPPQQPLPIIGEKLHQIFHCVLENLIKVMDGYCLEEPYFSTKLKRWVATLMKTLRDPSLPLLELQEIMTSVAGRIPPSVEKDIRKVMAQYASNITSVLCQFPSQRIANILDSHAATLQRKADREVFFINTQSIVQLVQRYRSGIRGYMKSVVLDLLKRYLQVEAQFQQAHYDKCVINLREQHKPDMSPVLEYIFSHAQVPKKNILVTMLIDQLCGRDPTLADELMTILNEFTQLSKMENSKVALRARQVLIASHLPSYELRHNQVESIFLSAIDMYGHQFCPENLKKLILSETSIFDVLPNFFYHSNQVVCMAALEVYVRRAYIAYELNSIQHHQLLDGTCAVDFQFMLPSSHPNRIPVPLNAAGQFKMRRQSSELFLDGALSPPCQRLGAMVAFQCFDDFKRTFDEVLSSFAEPLLETGSIAESCASLYEEESFKNTKENPIHIINVSIKTADTEDDDALVSAFTAFAQSKREILFEYGIRRITFLVAQKREFPKFFTFRARDGFQEDRIYRNLEPALAFQLELNRMRNFDLTAVPCANHKMHLYLGAARVQEGAEVTDYRFFVRAIIRHSDLITKATSFEYLQNEGERLLLEAMDELEVAFSNTNVRTDCNHIFLNFVPTVIMDPSKIEESVRSMVMRYGSRLWKLRVLQAELKINIRLTPTGNAIPIRLFLTNESGYYLDISLYKEVTDPSCGQIMFQSYGDKQGPLQGMLINSPYVTKDLLQAKRFQAQTLGTTYVYDFPEMFRQALFKMWGPGDSCPKDVLICTELVLDPQGRLVQMNRLPGDNNVGIVAFRMKMRTPEYPEGRDIIVICNDITHMIGSFGLQEDELFLRASELARAEGIPRVYIAANSGARIGLAEDIKHMFHVAWIDPSDPYKGFKYLYLTPHDYTRISSTNAVHCQHVEDCGESRYIITDVIGNEDSPGVENLRGSGTIAGESSQAYEEIITISMVTCRAIGIGAYLVRLGQRVIQVENSHIILTGAGALNKVLGREVYTSSNQLGGIQIMHNNGVTHTTVPDDFDGVYTILQWLSYMPKNKHSPVPVIETKDPVEREIDFTPTKAPYDPRWMLAGRPHPTIRGAWQSGFFDHGSFMEIMESWAQTVVVGRARLGGIPLGVIAVETRTVELTVPADPANLDSESKVLQQAGQVWFPDSAFKTAQAISDFNRERLPLMVFANWRGFSGGMKDMYDQVLKFGAYIVDALRTFRQPVLVYIPPHAELRGGSWVVIDPTINPLCMELYADKESRGGVLEAEGTVEIKFRRKDLLKTMRRLDKVYASLVEKLASPELSDKQSKELEAKLRAREEFLLPIYHQVAVQFADLHDTPGRMQEKSVINDILEWKNVRSFFYWRLRRLLLEQAVKCEILQANKDLSDGHMQSMLRRWFVETEGTVKAYLWDNNQAVVEWLEKHWSLEDGTRAAIRENIKYLKRENALKHIRSLVQANPDVAMDCIIHMSQNITPSQRAKLSHLLATMDNTSTS, from the exons ATGCTCGCATTTGCTGTTTGGGGATTTatcctttgtgttttgttgatatTGTGGAGAAGTAATCGCAAGACTTTGGCTATGCctgagaaaggagaggaatctCCACCTGGCTGCAGTCCCGCTGCAGACCAGTGGGACGAGCCTCATCCTCACCCCCCTCCACCAGACCAACATTCCCTGTCAAGACATGAACCTACCTCAAAGCCCAATAACGTGAACCGTCCTGAAGCCAGCCAGCAGGCCTCCTCGGAGAGGAGCTCAGAGACCAAACTGCCTGACACCCAGAAACCTTCCACATCCACTGTGCCAATGGTCAAATCAGGACCTGGGTCAAGGGAGAAGCTCAAATTCATTCTTGGGGCATCAGAAGATAATTCTTCAGATGAGGAGCCTTTGACAGCCAAGCCTCCGAGTGGTTCTTCTCAAACAGCGACGTCTACTGTCAGACCCCCGCCTCAGCAAATTGCAGCACCGCCACCCAGCTCCTCAGGCATCAA GCCTAGCATGTCCGGTCCTCACCTGGTGAAAAAAGGACGGGAACACCGAAAGATGGATCTCCACAGGGACTTCACCGTTGCTTCGCCTGCAGAGTTTGTGACCCGCTTTGGTGGCAACCGAGTCATTGAAAAA GTGCTGATCGCAAACAATGGTATTGCTGCAGTCAAATGTATGCGCTCTATCCGACGCTGGTCCTACGAAATGTTTCGCAATGAGAGGACAATTCGCTTTGTGGTCATGGTGACCCCGGAAGACTTGAAAGCCAATGCAG AATACATCAAGATGGCTGACCACTATGTACCAGTTCCGGGTGGGGCCAATAACAACAACTATGCCAATGTTGAGCTGATTGTGGACATCGCCAAAAGAATCCCAGTGCAG GCTGTGTGGGCTGGTTGGGGTCATGCTTCAGAAAACCCCAAATTGCCTGACTTGTTAAGTAAAGCTGGGATTTCATTTTTAG GGCCGCCCAGCAAGGCCATGTGGGCTCTGGGGGATAAAGTGGCATCATCCATCGTGGCCCAGAGCGCAGACATTCCCACGCTACCTTGGAGTGGATCAG GGCTGAAAATTGACTGGACAGATGAAGATCAAATGCTGGGCCACGTGATCAGTGTTCCACCAGAGATCTACTCTAAAGGCTGCGTCCATGATGTGGAGGATGGGCTCAAG GGAGCTGAAAAAATTGGCTACCCAGTTGTCATAAAGGCGTCCGAGGGTGGAGGTGGAAAAGGCATCCGAAAAGTAGAAAGCGCTGATGATTTTCCAAGCTCTTTCAGACAG GTTCAGACGGAGGTTCCTGGCTCGCCCATTTTTATCATGCAGCTGGCCCAACATGCCCGACACTTGGAGGTTCAGATCCTGGCTGACCAGTACGGCAACGCTATCTCACTTTTTGGACGTGATTGTTCCATACAAAGGAGGCATCAGAAGATCATAGAGGAGGCTCCGGCCACTATTGCTGCGCCCTCTACCTTTGAGCAAATGGagcag TATGCAGTGAAACTGGCCAAGATGGTCGGCTATGTGAGCGCAGGAACTGTGGAGTATCTCTTCTCAGAGGATGGAAGTTTCCATTTCCTGGAGTTGAATCCTCGTCTTCAGGTGGAGCATCCGTGCACAGAGATGATTGGAGACGTGAATCTCCCTGCTGCACAGCTTCAG ATTGCCATGGGTATTCCTCTGCTGAGGATCAAGGACATCCGCATGCTGTATGGAGAAACTCCGTGGGGAGACTCCTTCATTAACTTTGAAAACCCAGACTGCATGCCCAGCCCGAGGGGGCACGTCATTGCTGCTCGCATCACCAGCGAAAACCCAGATGAG GGCTTCAAACCCAGCTCCGGCACCGTGCAGGAGTTGAACTTCCGCAGCAGTAAGAATGTCTGGGGTTACTTCAGTGTTGGAGCCACTGGTGGCCTGCATGAGTTCGCGGACTCACAGTTTGGACACTGTTTCTCCTGGGGGGAGAATCGTGAGGAAGCCATATC GAACATGGTAGTGGCTATGAAGGAGCTGTCAATCAGAGGGGACTTCAGAACCACAGTAGAGTATCTCATTAAGTTGCTGGAGactgaaagcttcagaaacaaTGACATCGACACCGGCTGGCTGGACCACCTTATAGCAGAAAAAGTGCAG GCGGAAAGACCCGACACCATGCTTGGTATTGTTTGTGGAGCTTTGCATGTTGCTGATGCAAACTTCAGAAAGAGTATGTCGGATTTTCTGCATTCACTGGAACG aggCCAGGTCATGCCTGCTGCCAGTCTCCTCAACTGTGTTAGTGTGGACCTCATTTATGAAGGTGTCAAATTCTGTCTGAAG GTGGCTCGACAATCCCCCACTACGTATGTTGTCATGATGAACGGCTCAGACATTGAGATAGATGTCCACCGGCTGAGCGATGGCGGTCTTCTACTGTCCTATGATGGCAGCAGCCACACCACCTAcatgaaggaggaggtggacag CTACCGCATCACAGTTGGAAACAAGACCTGtatatttgaaaaagaaaaagacccGACTGTTCTAAGATCCCCGTCCGCTGGCAAACTCCTGCAGTATGTTATTGAGGATGGATGCCACGTATTTGCTGGGGACACATATGCAGAGATAGAG gtgatgaagatggtgatgactCTGACGGTGCAGCAGTCGGGTTGTATTCATTTTGTCAAGCGACCTGGTGCAGTTCTGCAGTCCGGCTGCGTGGTGGCGCACATGGAGCTAGATGACCCCAGCAGTATTCATAAG GTGGAGCTCAACACAGCCACACTACCTCCGCAGCAGCCTCTCCCCATCATCGGGGAAAAGCTCCACCAAATTTTCCACTGTGTCCTGGAAAACTTGATTAAAGTCATGGACGGTTATTGTCTGGAGGAGCCCTACTTCAGCACCAAG TTAAAACGGTGGGTAGCAACACTCATGAAGACCCTCAGGGACCCCTCTCTTccactgctggagctgcaggagataATGACGAGTGTGGCAGGTCGAATTCCTCCAAGTGTTGAGAAAGACATCCGGAAAGTTATGGCTCAGTACGCGAGCAACATCACCTCTGTGCTCTGCCAGTTTCCCAGTCAGAGG ATTGCAAATATCCTTGACAGCCATGCAGCCACGCTCCAGAGAAAGGCCGACCGGGAGGTGTTTTTTATCAACACCCAGAGTATCGTTCAGCTGGTGCAGCG GTACCGCAGTGGAATCCGTGGTTACATGAAGTCTGTGGTTCTGGACCTGCTAAAGCGGTACTTGCAGGTTGAGGCCCAGTTTCAGCAAG CTCACTATGATAAATGTGTCATCAACCTGAGAGAGCAACACAAGCCCGACATGAGTCCGGTGCTGGAGTACATCTTCTCTCATGCACAAGTCCCCAAGAAGAACATCCTGGTCACAATGCTCATA GATCAGCTGTGTGGAAGGGATCCAACTCTAGCAGATGAGCTGATGACAATTCTGAACGAGTTCACGCAGCTCAGCAAGATGGAGAACTCAAAGGTTGCCCTGCGAGCGAGACAG GTGCTGATTGCTTCGCATTTACCATCATATGAGCTGAGACACAACCAGGTAGAATCCATCTTCCTGTCGGCCATTGACATGTACGGTCACCAGTTTTGCCCTGAGAACTTGAAG AAACTGATCCTGTCCGAGACGTCCATTTTCGATGTCCTGCCCAATTTCTTCTATCACTCCAACCAGGTTGTCTGCATGGCAGCTCTTGAG GTGTATGTGCGAAGAGCATACATCGCCTACGAGCTAAATAGCATCCAGCACCACCAGCTGCTCGACGGGACGTGTGCTGTGGACTTCCAGTTCATGCTGCCATCGTCACACCCAAACAG AATCCCCGTCCCTTTGAATGCAGCGGGCCAGTTCAAAATGCGACGGCAGAGCAGTGAGCTCTTCCTGGATGGAGCTTTGTCTCCTCCCTGTCAGCGTCTCGGAGCCATGGTTGCTTTTCAGTGTTTCGATGACTTCAAAAG GACGTTTGATGAGGTTCTCTCCAGCTTTGCCGAGCCTCTTCTGGAGACTGGGTCGATTGCAGAGTCATGTGCGAGTCTCTATGAGGAGGAGAGTTTTAAG AATACAAAAGAAAATCCGATCCACATCATTAATGTTTCAATAAAGACGGCCGACACGGAAGACGACGACGCCTTGGTCTCAGCCTTCACAGCATTTGCACAATCCAAG AGAGAAATCCTCTTTGAGTACGGAATCAGACGAATCACGTTTTTGGTTGCACAGAAG CGAGAATTCCCTAAGTTCTTCACGTTCAGAGCGAGAGATGgg TTCCAAGAGGATCGTATTTATCGTAACCTGGAGCCAGCCTTAGCATTTCAACTGGAACTCAATCGAATGAGGAACTTCGACTTGACTGCAGTGCCCTGTGCCAACCACAAGATGCATCTGTACCTGGGTGCTGCTCGAGTTCAGGAGGGAGCTGAAGTTACAGATTATAGATTCTTTGTGAGAGCCATCATCCGTCACTCAGATCTCATCACCAAGGCAA CGTCATTTGAATACCTGCAAAATGAGGGAGAGCGTCTCCTGCTGGAGGCCATGGATGAATTGGAGGTAGCCttcagcaataccaatgtacgGACTGACTGCAACCACATCTTCCTCAACTTCGTCCCCACTGTCATCATGGACCCCTCCAAA ATTGAGGAATCTGTGCGCTCTATGGTGATGCGCTACGGAAGCCGCCTTTGGAAGCTACGCGTCTTGCAAGCTGAGCTTAAAATTAACATCCGGCTAACTCCTACTGGGAATGCCATCCCTATTCGCCTGTTCCTCACCAATGAGTCCGGCTACTACCTGGACATCAGTCTGTATAAGGAGGTGACCGATCCAAGTTGTGGTCAG ATAATGTTCCAGTCATATGGAGACAAGCAGGGTCCTCTGCAAGGCATGTTGATCAACTCGCCATATGTGACCAAAGATCTGCTGCAGGCCAAACGCTTCCAAGCACAAACTCTGGGAACTACCTATGTCTATGACTTCCCTGAGATGTTTCGACAG GCGCTGTTCAAGATGTGGGGCCCTGGCGACTCCTGTCCTAAAGATGTGCTCATATGCACAGAGCTGGTGCTGGACCCGCAGGGCCGACTGGTGCAGATGAACCGCCTCCCTGGAGacaacaat GTGGGCATAGTTGCCTTTCGAATGAAGATGAGGACTCCAGAGTATCCAGAGGGCCGAGACATCATTGTCATCTGTAACGACATCACTCACATGATCGGTTCCTTTGGGCTTCAGGAGGACGAGCTGTTCCTCAGGGCTTCAGAGCTGGCTCGGGCGGAAGGTATCCCCCGTGTCTACATTGCTGCTAACAGTGGTGCTCGTATCGGCCTTGCCGAGGATATCAAGCACATGTTCCATGTGGCCTGGATCGACCCCTCTGACCCGTATAAG GGTTTTAAATACCTCTACCTGACGCCACATGACTACACACGCATCAGCTCTACTAACGCTGTTCACTGTCAACATGTGGAAGACTGTGGGGAGTCCAG aTACATCATCACGGACGTCATCGGGAATGAAGACAGTCCTGGTGTTGAAAACCTGCGGGGTTCAGGCACCATTGCTGGAGAATCATCCCAGGCTTATGAGGAGATCATAACTATCAGTATG GTCACTTGCCGTGCCATTGGGATTGGAGCGTATTTGGTACGTTTGGGGCAACGGGTGATCCAGGTGGAGAACTCACACATCATCCTCACTGGTGCGGGAGCACTGAACAAG GTTTTGGGAAGGGAAGTCTATACCTCCAGCAACCAACTGGGAGGAATCCAGATCATGCACAACAATGGTGTGACGCACACGACTGTGCCGGATGACTTTGACGGTGTTTACACCATCCTGCAGTGGCTCTCCTACATGCCCAAG AACAAACACTCCCCTGTTCCTGTGATTGAGACCAAGGATCCagtagagagagagatagatttCACCCCAACGAAAGCCCCCTATGACCCTCGCTGGATGCTGGCAGGGAGACCTCACCCCA CGATCCGAGGAGCCTGGCAGAGTGGATTCTTCGACCATGGCTCGTTCATGGAGATCATGGAGTCTTGGGCTCAGACTGTGGTGGTGGGCAGAGCAAG GTTGGGAGGAATCCCACTTGGAGTCATCGCTGTGGAAACGCGGACAGTGGAGCTGACTGTCCCAGCAGATCCCGCAAACCTGGATTCTGAGTCCAAA GTTCTGCAGCAGGCTGGGCAGGTTTGGTTTCCAGATTCAGCGTTCAAAACGGCTCAGGCAATTTCGGACTTCAACCGTGAGCGTCTGCCTCTCATGGTGTTTGCCAACTGGAGGGGCTTCTCTGGAGGAATGAAGg ATATGTATGATCAGGTGTTGAAATTTGGGGCCTATATTGTTGACGCCCTGCGCACTTTCCGTCAACCGGTGCTGGTATACATTCCTCCACATGCTGAGCTCAGAGGGGGGTCCTGGGTGGTGATTGACCCTACCATCAACCCACTGTGTATGGAGCTGTATGCTGATAAAGAGAGCAG AGGTGGAGTTTTGGAGGCTGAGGGAACAGTGGAGATCAAATTTAGGAGGAAAGACTTGCTGAAAACCATGAGAAGACTGGACAAGGTTTATGCTAGCCTGGTGGAAAAGCTTG CTTCCCCAGAACTGTCTGATAAACAGAGTAAAGAGCTGGAAGCGAAGCTCAGAGCACGAGAGGAGTTCCTACTGCCCATCTACCACCAGGTGGCGGTACAGTTTGCTGACCTCCATGATACACCTGGAAGGATGCAGGAAAAATCTGTTATTAAT GATATCTTGGAGTGGAAGAATGTAAGGAGCTTCTTCTACTGGCGTCTACGGCGCCTCCTGTTGGAGCAGGCGGTGAAGTGTGAGATCCTGCAGGCCAACAAAGATCTCAGTGACGGTCACATGCAGTCGATGCTGCGACGCTGGTTCGTGGAGACTGAGGGAACCGTCAAA GCTTATCTATGGGACAATAACCAGGCTGTGGTTGAGTGGCTGGAAAAGCATTGGTCGTTGGAGGACGGGACTCGAGCTGCCATCCGGGAAAACATCAAGTACCTGAAGAGGGAAAACGCATTGAAACACATTCGCAG CCTTGTCCAGGCCAACCCCGATGTGGCCATGGATTGCATCATCCACATGAGCCAGAACATCACTCCGTCCCAGAGAGCCAAACTGTCGCACCTGCTGGCAACTATGGACAACACCAGCACCAGTTAA